In Silurus meridionalis isolate SWU-2019-XX chromosome 29, ASM1480568v1, whole genome shotgun sequence, one DNA window encodes the following:
- the nrsn1l gene encoding neurensin 1-like — protein sequence MASYSEVHGPERAKSIPGYRFGVRSYLHYFYEECTASVWNQEDVQNQRSYQWWSSGLCKISLAVGTVLLAVGLVMLAVGFAVPTRIEAFGEGELLFVDHHAMRYNKALNMCVQAGTGMLTLGGLMMTAGLLLSAFSKPTTSPQPPGKEKKGIIGRGGGADGRSPTNVLTKAPSPAAGDVAVPVALSKVENVQP from the exons ATGGCCTCTTACTCAGAGGTGCATGGGCCAGAGCGTGCTAAAAGTATTCCAGGCTATAGGTTTGGGGTGCGTTCCTACCTGCACTATTTTTATGAGGAGTGTACAGCCTCTGTATGGAACCAGGAGGATGTTCAGAACCAGCGTTCATACCAGTGGTGGAGCTCAGGCCTCTGCAAG ATTTCTCTTGCAGTTGGAACTGTCCTGTTAGCTGTCGGTTTGGTGATGTTGGCGGTGGGTTTTGCCGTTCCAACTCGAATTGAGGCATTCGGCGAGGGAGAATTGCTCTTTGTGGATCACCATGCCATGCGATACAACAAGGCCCTGAACATGTGTGTACAGGCTGGCACTGGGATGCTGACCCTGGGGGGCCTGATGATGACCGCTGGTCTGCTGTTGTCTGCGTTCTCCAAACCCACAACCAGTCCACAGCCTcctgggaaagaaaaaaagggcatCATTGGGAGGGGAGGTGGAGCAGATGGAAGGAGTCCCACCAATGTTCTCACTAAAGCTCCCAGTCCAGCTGCAGGTGATGTAGCTGTCCCTGTTGCTCTCTCTAAAGTAGAGAATGTCCAACCATAA
- the lpcat1 gene encoding lysophosphatidylcholine acyltransferase 1 isoform X1, whose translation MRNRKRIEAVNGAESRLSAHFTNPFTHELRFTPVHKVKIALMTVTLFPVRLLGTAFFMLLAWPFVFLATLGRTEDAVEPLSWWRWLLDLIIRGLMRAMWFSGGFHWIRVKGRPAQASEAPILTLAPHSSYFDAIPVTMTMASIVMKSESKDIPVWGTLIKFIRPVFVSRSDPDSRRKTVEKIKRRACTAGQWPQIMIFPEGTCTNRSCLITFKPGAFIPGVPVQPVVLRYPNELDTISWTWQGPGAFKILWLTLCQIHNSIEIEFLPIYTPSEDEKRDPTLFASNVRRIMAKALQVPTVDYSFEDCQLSMVKGPLCLPSSTCLLDFSRLVRTLGLNVGVTDQVLQEEGKKACSLCRHKLSLEEFAAYLNLPVTETLQDIFALFEEHGQMDVREYIIALSVICRPSKYLNTLQLAFKMFGAKEDGAVVEDELAVILKSALGVEDFDVGEVFKAVDTQDKGKITFDKFRSFMESCPNFTESYHCVDEPITHTGLVHPASDSFCPEFSPQEQKTQRESKKHD comes from the exons ATGAGAAACAGAAAGCGGATCGAGGCTGTAAATGGAGCGGAATCCCGACTTTCAGCGCACTTCACCAATCCTTTTACACACGAGCTGAGGTtcacacctgtgcacaaagtcaag ATTGCATTGATGACAGTGACGCTGTTTCCAGTGCGGCTGCTCGGCACTGCCTTTTTCATGTTGCTCGCATGGCCTTTTGTGTTCTTGGCCACTCTGGGCCGCACAGAGGATGCCGTGGAGCCTCTTTCCTGGTGGAGGTG GCTGTTGGATCTTATCATCAGAGGCTTGATGAGGGCGATGTGGTTTTCCGGAGGTTTCCACTGGATTCGGGTGAAAGGCCGACCAGCTCAGGCCAGTGAAGCACCCATCCTCACGCTGGCACCGCACTCCTCTTACTTTGATGCCATTCCTGTGACTATGACTATGGCCTCGATAGTAATGAAATCGGAGAGCAAAGACATTCCTGTCTGGGGCA CACTGATTAAGTTCATCCGTCCGGTGTTCGTGTCTCGCTCGGATCCTGATTCTCGCAGGAAGACCGTGGAGAAGATTAAACGCCGAGCGTGCACAGCAGGCCAGTGGCCTCAG ATCATGATATTTCCTGAGGGGACCTGCACCAACAGATCCTGCCTCATCACATTTAAGCCTG gTGCGTTTATTCCTGGGGTTCCAGTGCAGCCGGTGGTTCTGCGCTATCCTAATGAACTG GACACAATCTCATGGACGTGGCAGGGTCCTGGAGC gtttAAGATTCTATGGCTCACGCTGTGTCAGATCCACAATTCTATAGAGATCGAG TTCCTTCCTATTTACACACCCTCGGAGGACGAGAAAAGGGATCCGACTCTGTTTGCCAGCAATGTGAGACGCATCATGGCCAA AGCTCTGCAAGTACCAACTGTAGACTACTCATTTGAAGACTGCCAGCTCTCCATGGTCAAAGGTCCACTGTGTTTACCTAGCAGCACATGCCTACTGGATTTTTCCAGACTGGTGCGTACACTCGG TCTGAATGTGGGAGTCACAGATCAGGTCCTGCAGGAGGAGGGCAAGAAAGCATGCAGTCTCTGTAGACATAAACTGAGCCTGGAGGAATTTGCAGCGTACTTAAACCTTCCAGTGACAGAAACACTGCAGGACATCTTTGCACTCTTTGAGGAG CACGGTCAGATGGATGTGAGGGAATACATCATCGCTCTTTCCGTGATCTGCAGACCCTCAAAGTATCTCAACACTCTTCAGCTCGCCTTTAAA atGTTTGGGGCTAAGGAAGACGGCGCCGTCGTAGAAGACGAGTTAGCGGTCATTTTGAAATCAGCCCtcggagtggaagattttgatgTGGGTGAAGTCTTCAAAGCTGTCGATACACAAGACAAAGGAAAGATCACGTTTG ATAAATTTCGATCTTTTATGGAGAGCTGTCCGAACTTCACAGAGTCCTACCACTGTGTCGATGAACCAATCACACACACGGGACTCGTACATCCTGCATCCGACAGCTTCTGCCCCGAATTCAGTCCTCaggaacaaaaaacacaaagagaaaGCAAGAAACACGACTGA
- the lpcat1 gene encoding lysophosphatidylcholine acyltransferase 1 isoform X2, producing MTVTLFPVRLLGTAFFMLLAWPFVFLATLGRTEDAVEPLSWWRWLLDLIIRGLMRAMWFSGGFHWIRVKGRPAQASEAPILTLAPHSSYFDAIPVTMTMASIVMKSESKDIPVWGTLIKFIRPVFVSRSDPDSRRKTVEKIKRRACTAGQWPQIMIFPEGTCTNRSCLITFKPGAFIPGVPVQPVVLRYPNELDTISWTWQGPGAFKILWLTLCQIHNSIEIEFLPIYTPSEDEKRDPTLFASNVRRIMAKALQVPTVDYSFEDCQLSMVKGPLCLPSSTCLLDFSRLVRTLGLNVGVTDQVLQEEGKKACSLCRHKLSLEEFAAYLNLPVTETLQDIFALFEEHGQMDVREYIIALSVICRPSKYLNTLQLAFKMFGAKEDGAVVEDELAVILKSALGVEDFDVGEVFKAVDTQDKGKITFDKFRSFMESCPNFTESYHCVDEPITHTGLVHPASDSFCPEFSPQEQKTQRESKKHD from the exons ATGACAGTGACGCTGTTTCCAGTGCGGCTGCTCGGCACTGCCTTTTTCATGTTGCTCGCATGGCCTTTTGTGTTCTTGGCCACTCTGGGCCGCACAGAGGATGCCGTGGAGCCTCTTTCCTGGTGGAGGTG GCTGTTGGATCTTATCATCAGAGGCTTGATGAGGGCGATGTGGTTTTCCGGAGGTTTCCACTGGATTCGGGTGAAAGGCCGACCAGCTCAGGCCAGTGAAGCACCCATCCTCACGCTGGCACCGCACTCCTCTTACTTTGATGCCATTCCTGTGACTATGACTATGGCCTCGATAGTAATGAAATCGGAGAGCAAAGACATTCCTGTCTGGGGCA CACTGATTAAGTTCATCCGTCCGGTGTTCGTGTCTCGCTCGGATCCTGATTCTCGCAGGAAGACCGTGGAGAAGATTAAACGCCGAGCGTGCACAGCAGGCCAGTGGCCTCAG ATCATGATATTTCCTGAGGGGACCTGCACCAACAGATCCTGCCTCATCACATTTAAGCCTG gTGCGTTTATTCCTGGGGTTCCAGTGCAGCCGGTGGTTCTGCGCTATCCTAATGAACTG GACACAATCTCATGGACGTGGCAGGGTCCTGGAGC gtttAAGATTCTATGGCTCACGCTGTGTCAGATCCACAATTCTATAGAGATCGAG TTCCTTCCTATTTACACACCCTCGGAGGACGAGAAAAGGGATCCGACTCTGTTTGCCAGCAATGTGAGACGCATCATGGCCAA AGCTCTGCAAGTACCAACTGTAGACTACTCATTTGAAGACTGCCAGCTCTCCATGGTCAAAGGTCCACTGTGTTTACCTAGCAGCACATGCCTACTGGATTTTTCCAGACTGGTGCGTACACTCGG TCTGAATGTGGGAGTCACAGATCAGGTCCTGCAGGAGGAGGGCAAGAAAGCATGCAGTCTCTGTAGACATAAACTGAGCCTGGAGGAATTTGCAGCGTACTTAAACCTTCCAGTGACAGAAACACTGCAGGACATCTTTGCACTCTTTGAGGAG CACGGTCAGATGGATGTGAGGGAATACATCATCGCTCTTTCCGTGATCTGCAGACCCTCAAAGTATCTCAACACTCTTCAGCTCGCCTTTAAA atGTTTGGGGCTAAGGAAGACGGCGCCGTCGTAGAAGACGAGTTAGCGGTCATTTTGAAATCAGCCCtcggagtggaagattttgatgTGGGTGAAGTCTTCAAAGCTGTCGATACACAAGACAAAGGAAAGATCACGTTTG ATAAATTTCGATCTTTTATGGAGAGCTGTCCGAACTTCACAGAGTCCTACCACTGTGTCGATGAACCAATCACACACACGGGACTCGTACATCCTGCATCCGACAGCTTCTGCCCCGAATTCAGTCCTCaggaacaaaaaacacaaagagaaaGCAAGAAACACGACTGA